In Fragaria vesca subsp. vesca linkage group LG5, FraVesHawaii_1.0, whole genome shotgun sequence, the genomic stretch AAATGACTACAGTGCGATTCCTCAACAACTCAAAGATCAACTGAGTGAAAGGTACCCCGGCGCTAGGCGTGCACAATTAAAGAGCGGGGGAGATTTTCCATTTCTTTCACGCCCAGATGAAGTCAACTTACATCTTCAGGTAAAGAATTTCTATATTGCTTATACTAGGCTTGCTTTTGTTAGTTACCTTCAACTCTTTTTTGTATTTCTATATTACCTTAATTGATACTAGTACCTTTGACATGGACAGTTACACCTACGACGAGTTGGTGTGGAAGCTCGACCTGACTTGGTTCCAGGCCACTCAAAGGGAGGTAGTGGTGGTGGGAGCTCTAGTGAAGAGAACGAGAAAAAAGATCAGGACAAAAAAGATCCGGATGATCCATCCAAGGATGACCAGGAAAATTCAGAAAGTTCTAATGAAGAAAGTCAGATTCCTCCACCTCCAGAAAGTTCAGAATCTCATAGCTTGGACGGCCAGCCTCTCAACAGTGCAAAGTTTTTCCCCTTGAGTAGTGAAGACATGATGGTTTCGTTGCTGTCTGAATTCGTTAAGCAACAACAAACTGTACTCCCTGAATTAGCTATGCAATTGTGGGAAACATTTGCTATCCATTTGCTTTCTTTATGTGTGAGTTCGTTGTACATTAGTTTGAACTGTAATCAAAAGGTTAGACAAGTCTTGTAAATTGGAACGTCTCAACATTGTTGATGTTTCTTGTTTGTGTATTTGTTCAAAGTTAAATTTTGGTCTCACTGATGTCGCATTTTCCTCTTTTACAAGTATTTCTTTGAATGCTTTCTCTTCATTTTTTTTTTCTCTTTCTCTTACGTATGATGGCAAAGTTACAGAAAAATAGCTTGGAATTCAATGATCATGGCACCAGATTCATACATGTCAAGCCACTCAAGCCATAGCCAAGAAAGATGTTGCTTTCCCGCTGTGAATTGAACTATCAACTAGAAGCTAGTGAGCAGCACAAATGATTGAGACACGACTCCAACGTAATGACTCTATGCAGCCAAAGTTGTTTCCGTGGATCAATCTTCCGTTCTTTGTTTCATAAAAGCAGAGTGTCATGTTTATTTTCTCCACTTCCAAACTGGGTCCGATGCTACTCATTGCCCCATGCGTTTTGATGATTCTCAGCCAGCGCTCATCTCCTGGCATCTGAGCCGGCATGGTCTAAAAGCCTCCTCATATTCGTGCATCGATGTTCAAACAGTTTTCGACATACTGCAGAGTTTCAAGATATGGTTGAGACCTGTTATCTGAGTGATTTATAGAGTTGAAGCACACGAGCATACAAGTAAGCTCCATATACTTCATTTCTGGTAGGTTCGTTCAGGCTTAGGGCAGCGTTTTGAAATGTACAGAAATATTCAACATGTTTAGCAACAGCAACCAAAATGAGGCAATTCTTCATTTCTTTGAGGTATAACTACATGCTAAAATTTCAAATGTGCAACAGGGGCTTGATTATCTCAGTATGTAATTATGTAAACGAATCCCCACTTCTCTAATCTCAAACAGTAGGTATTCCTATCACACCCCGTCTGCAGTTTCAAGCACACCATACCTAAATTGACATTCAATGCTAGCAGCATACAACATTTTACACCCTAACACAAAATTGACACATGTTAAGATCATACAGCCTCTGCCTAACACCTAACCTACCCAACTTGGTTCTCCAGGTCCTGCAGTCACCTGCACAATGATTTCCACTGTCCATAACTGGCAACAAGCACTAGATTTAAGGCTGAAGGGCCTGAATTGGTTCACAAATTAGAGGAGCAGGAATCAGAAAGGAATTGAAGGCTGAATAACGGAATTTGCAGGCTGATTCTCTTCCCATGTTTGGTGAGTGCAAACTTAGGAAAAAGAAACATACCACTGCCACAGATAGCAGATGCCCCAAAAAGAAGGAAACTGAAACACCCGATACTATCGGGTTTGCTTTCCATTGGTTAATTGAATCCTTTCCACATGCATTGGTCTATCAACTACTAGACAGCCAATCCAATATCCAAACCAATTCCATCTCCACAAAGGAACATGCCTAATGAATCACACTAGTCCAAAATCGAAATCCTCAAATCTGAATACACCCTAAAACGACGACATTATCTTCTTCTTTCACCATTCCATACCCTATAACACTCCACATGCATTAATGACCAATGCAAACTAGATGCATTACCACTAAATCCATAATCTTGATGCTGCTTCAAATGATCAATGTAACCAAAAACAACAGCAATCGACAATTATACTCCAGAAAATCCAGATTAGATTCCATAAAACCATTCAATACACAATTCAATTCATCACAAACAAACAAACAGAAAAACAAACCCTAGAAATTTCCACAAACAAAACGCAGAGAAACACTTAGAGATTTGTCAAAACACACACACACACACACAGAGAAACATTCTCACTTGGCGACCATTCTGGCGATGAAGTCGTCGTATTTGATCTTGCCATCTTTGCCGACATCGACCTCGCGGATCCACTCGTCGAACTCGGACGGCTCCAATTTCTCGCCGATGCTGGTGAGGATGTGGCGGAGCTCCGAGACGGAGACGAAGCCGGTGGCGTCCTTGTCGAGGACCTTGAAGGCGTCGCGGAGCTGGCGATCGAAGGGCTCCGGCTTCATGTGCTTGCTCATCAGCTCCAGGAACCGCTTGAAGTCGAACGGCGCCGTCAGCTTCTCCTCCGCCACTATGGATTTGAGTTGGGCCTGGGTCGGGTTGCCGCCGAGGGACCGCATTAGGATCCCCAATTCCGACGGGGCGATCTTGCCGTCGTTGTCCGTGTCGAACAGCGTGAACGCCTCCTTCATCGACGAGACCTGATCGTCGCTCAGATCCTTGCCCATTTTCGATTCGGGTTGCTTCTCGGGTATTCGGGTCCTTTCTCTTTCTTCTCTCTCTTTCTTTCTCTGATCAACAAATGAGAAATGGCAGCCTTTTTTGGGATTTTGAACAAAATTATTGTGAGGAGAGAGCGCTTCCGACGGCGTCGTTTTGAAGACCAATTACCAATCGAACATATATGTCGTTTTCCGTTTTCCAACGACGGGTTGTGTTGGTTTTTTGTGGCAAAGGAAAGTCTCCACCATTAGTTCTTAGCGATCACGATTTCTTCTATCCCGGCTTAGCAAAATTGAACGCTTAACACATAAAATAGGATAGACGATCACGTTTGAAATATACTTTGTGGAGTTATTTTTGTAGTGACTAACACAGACATTATAAGTAACGCAATCATATTTTCCCCGTTTATATCTTGTGATACTTTGAATAGTTAGTAGTATAAACAGTTAAGGAATTGAGAGAACTATCTTCATA encodes the following:
- the LOC101299295 gene encoding probable calcium-binding protein CML13-like — translated: MGKDLSDDQVSSMKEAFTLFDTDNDGKIAPSELGILMRSLGGNPTQAQLKSIVAEEKLTAPFDFKRFLELMSKHMKPEPFDRQLRDAFKVLDKDATGFVSVSELRHILTSIGEKLEPSEFDEWIREVDVGKDGKIKYDDFIARMVAK